From Methylobacterium radiodurans, a single genomic window includes:
- a CDS encoding poly(R)-hydroxyalkanoic acid synthase subunit PhaE, which yields MDPFESVKAMAELWGRGARSFAEAQANMMGAFAAGPALAADSDAAQKAQAAYARAWADAQAVAASFTTSLRDKEGQDPVAAEVLAKVFDPRGWLSATSEVDAALSRMAEGPQFADLFQVERKFAALTAAWTALRRRNLEHNTLMLEAWTRATGAFSQAVNARAEAGKPLESARELMALWIETANDVLVETQRSEAFLTSQRDSLKAATELRVAQGDLAEFYSRMFGYPTRSELDDLHKTVTELRRELRALKRARRSGRMEATA from the coding sequence ATGGATCCCTTCGAGAGCGTGAAGGCGATGGCGGAGCTTTGGGGGCGGGGTGCGCGCTCCTTCGCCGAGGCGCAGGCCAACATGATGGGCGCCTTCGCGGCCGGTCCCGCCCTCGCGGCGGATTCCGACGCGGCGCAGAAGGCGCAAGCGGCTTACGCCCGCGCCTGGGCCGACGCGCAGGCGGTCGCCGCGAGCTTCACGACGAGCCTCCGGGACAAGGAGGGCCAGGACCCGGTCGCCGCCGAGGTGCTGGCCAAGGTGTTCGACCCGCGCGGCTGGCTCTCGGCCACCAGCGAGGTGGATGCGGCGCTCAGCCGGATGGCCGAGGGCCCGCAATTCGCCGACCTGTTCCAGGTCGAGCGCAAGTTCGCCGCGCTCACCGCGGCCTGGACGGCACTGAGGCGGCGCAACCTCGAGCACAACACCCTGATGCTGGAGGCCTGGACGCGCGCCACCGGCGCCTTCTCGCAAGCGGTGAACGCCCGGGCCGAGGCCGGCAAGCCGCTCGAATCGGCCCGCGAACTGATGGCGCTCTGGATCGAGACGGCGAACGACGTGCTGGTCGAGACCCAGCGCTCGGAGGCTTTCCTGACGAGCCAGCGCGACTCGCTGAAGGCGGCTACCGAGCTGCGCGTCGCGCAAGGGGATCTCGCCGAGTTCTACAGCCGGATGTTCGGCTACCCGACCCGCTCGGAACTGGACGACCTGCACAAGACCGTCACCGAACTGCGCCGGGAACTGCGCGCGCTCAAGCGCGCGAGACGCTCCGGCCGGATGGAGGCCACCGCGTGA
- the phaC gene encoding class III poly(R)-hydroxyalkanoic acid synthase subunit PhaC — protein sequence MSSSRPTITPADAVAEASALGRRLAEGAKLFGEIRDADVQIATTPKDLVWSQDKVSLYRYRPLAESKGLPPVLIVYGLIGRYTMADLQEDRSLVRNLLNLGLDLWVVDWGNPGRAERFVTIDDYVDGYLAECVNVIQERTQRERLNLLGICEGGVFTTCYAALNPDQVNAMVLTITPIDFHADQVDNRPGHGFINLWARSLRPEDIDRLIETQGSLPGAFMGSVFSMMTPMRTLTKYNLDLLDALADKKKFLNFLRMEKWIADRPDHPGEAAKQWLKDLYQENKLVESRFELSGRTVKLSDITCPVLNVFAKDDHIIPPATSRALQGKIGTQDYTELGLPGGHVGVFVGGKAQALLGSGIADWLSARG from the coding sequence GTGAGCAGCAGCCGCCCCACCATCACGCCCGCCGACGCCGTGGCGGAGGCCTCCGCGCTCGGACGCCGCCTCGCGGAGGGCGCCAAGCTCTTCGGCGAGATCCGCGACGCGGACGTGCAGATCGCCACCACGCCGAAGGACCTCGTCTGGAGCCAGGACAAGGTCTCGCTCTACCGCTACCGGCCGCTCGCCGAATCCAAGGGCCTGCCCCCGGTGCTGATCGTCTACGGGCTGATCGGCCGCTACACCATGGCGGATCTGCAGGAGGACCGCTCGCTGGTGCGCAACCTCTTGAACCTCGGCCTCGACCTCTGGGTGGTCGACTGGGGCAATCCCGGCCGGGCCGAGCGCTTCGTCACCATCGACGACTACGTGGACGGCTACCTCGCCGAGTGCGTCAACGTGATCCAGGAGCGCACGCAGCGCGAGCGGCTGAACCTGCTCGGCATCTGCGAGGGCGGCGTCTTCACCACCTGCTACGCGGCGCTCAACCCCGATCAGGTCAACGCGATGGTGCTCACCATCACGCCGATCGACTTCCACGCCGACCAGGTCGACAACCGTCCGGGCCACGGCTTCATCAACCTCTGGGCGCGCTCACTGCGGCCGGAGGACATCGACCGGCTGATCGAGACGCAAGGGTCTCTGCCCGGCGCCTTCATGGGCTCGGTCTTCTCCATGATGACGCCGATGCGGACGCTGACGAAGTACAACCTCGACCTGCTCGACGCGCTCGCCGATAAGAAGAAGTTCCTGAACTTCCTGCGCATGGAGAAGTGGATCGCCGACCGGCCGGACCATCCGGGCGAGGCGGCCAAGCAGTGGCTGAAGGACCTCTACCAGGAGAACAAGCTGGTCGAGAGCCGCTTCGAATTGTCGGGCCGCACGGTGAAGCTCTCCGACATCACCTGCCCGGTGCTCAACGTCTTCGCCAAGGACGACCACATCATCCCGCCCGCCACGTCGCGGGCCCTCCAGGGCAAGATCGGCACGCAGGACTACACGGAGCTGGGGCTGCCCGGCGGCCATGTCGGCGTCTTCGTCGGCGGCAAGGCGCAGGCGCTGCTCGGCTCCGGCATCGCCGACTGGCTGAGCGCGCGCGGCTAG
- a CDS encoding acyl CoA:acetate/3-ketoacid CoA transferase: MGSLKNKIVSADEAAAIIHDGDMVAVSGFVGIGTPDELILALARRFEATGAPRDLGLMFAAAPGDGKERGLNRLALPGLVRRVVGGHWSLVPKLGAMAVEGEIEAYNLPLGVVSHLYREIAAHTPGHITKVGLNTFVDPRLEGGKLNAKTTEDLVNVVELGGEPWLHYRAFPVHVALIRGTTADPAGNITMEREALTLDNLAAAMAAKNSGGFVIAQVERLAEAGSLNPREVQVPGVLVDCVVLSQPENHRQTYGTAYNHAYTGRQRVPLDRIAPIGLDERKVIARRCAFELPPGGVVNLGIGMPEGVAAVAAEERVLKYLTLTAEPGVIGGLPQGGLDFGAALNPAAVLHQNQQFDFYDGGGLDLACLGLAQCDGQGNVNVSRFGKRLAGAGGFINISQNAKSLVFAGTFTAGGLGIAIEDGQVRILQEGRSRKFIAAVEQVTFSGAFAAERGQPVLYVTERCVFRRTRAGMELIEVAPGIDIERDILAQMGFAPIVQNPRPMDPRLFREGVMGLEPWLLGLSLAERISYDPERNILFSNLEGHQIRTIDDVELVRREYERACQEIGRKVHLVANYDGFECDPTVSDAYFSTIAYLENRYYETAARYTTSAFMRLKLGASLASRDLAPHVFETKAEAQARNTALSVPIKPRPATPQPPKEPQNA, from the coding sequence ATGGGCAGCCTGAAGAACAAGATCGTCAGCGCCGACGAGGCCGCCGCCATCATCCACGACGGCGACATGGTGGCGGTGTCGGGCTTCGTCGGCATCGGCACGCCCGACGAGCTGATCCTGGCGCTCGCCCGCCGCTTCGAGGCGACGGGCGCGCCGCGCGACCTCGGGCTGATGTTCGCGGCCGCCCCCGGCGACGGCAAGGAGCGGGGCCTCAACCGGCTGGCGCTGCCGGGCCTGGTGCGGCGGGTCGTGGGCGGCCACTGGTCGCTGGTGCCCAAGCTCGGCGCCATGGCGGTCGAGGGGGAGATCGAGGCCTACAACCTGCCGCTCGGCGTCGTCTCGCACCTCTACCGCGAGATCGCCGCGCACACGCCCGGCCACATCACCAAGGTCGGCCTCAACACCTTCGTGGACCCGCGGCTCGAGGGCGGCAAGCTCAACGCGAAGACCACCGAAGATCTCGTCAACGTGGTCGAGCTCGGCGGCGAGCCCTGGCTCCATTACCGGGCCTTCCCGGTCCACGTCGCGCTGATCCGCGGCACGACCGCGGACCCGGCCGGCAACATCACGATGGAGCGCGAGGCGCTGACGCTGGACAACCTCGCGGCCGCCATGGCCGCGAAGAACTCGGGCGGCTTCGTGATCGCGCAGGTCGAGCGGCTGGCCGAGGCAGGCTCGCTCAACCCGCGCGAGGTGCAGGTGCCTGGCGTGCTGGTCGATTGCGTGGTGCTGAGCCAGCCGGAGAACCACCGCCAGACCTATGGCACCGCCTACAACCACGCCTATACGGGCCGCCAGCGCGTGCCGCTGGACCGGATCGCGCCGATCGGGCTCGACGAGCGCAAGGTGATCGCGCGGCGCTGCGCCTTCGAGCTGCCGCCGGGCGGCGTGGTCAATCTCGGCATCGGCATGCCGGAGGGCGTGGCCGCGGTCGCCGCCGAGGAGCGGGTGCTGAAATACCTGACGCTCACCGCCGAGCCCGGCGTGATCGGCGGCCTGCCGCAGGGCGGGCTCGATTTCGGTGCGGCGCTCAATCCCGCGGCGGTGCTGCACCAGAACCAGCAATTCGACTTCTACGACGGCGGCGGGCTCGACCTCGCCTGCCTCGGCCTCGCCCAGTGCGACGGCCAAGGCAACGTCAACGTCAGCCGCTTCGGCAAAAGGCTCGCGGGGGCGGGCGGCTTCATCAACATCTCGCAGAACGCCAAGAGCCTCGTCTTCGCCGGCACCTTCACGGCGGGCGGGCTGGGGATCGCGATCGAGGACGGGCAGGTGCGCATCCTGCAGGAGGGGCGCTCGCGGAAGTTCATCGCTGCGGTGGAGCAGGTGACCTTCTCCGGCGCCTTCGCGGCCGAGCGCGGGCAGCCCGTGCTCTACGTGACGGAGCGCTGCGTCTTCCGGCGCACCCGGGCCGGCATGGAACTCATCGAGGTGGCGCCCGGCATCGACATCGAGCGGGACATCCTCGCCCAGATGGGCTTCGCGCCGATCGTCCAGAATCCGAGGCCGATGGACCCGCGCCTGTTCCGCGAGGGCGTGATGGGGCTGGAGCCCTGGCTGCTCGGCCTCTCTCTTGCAGAGCGGATCAGCTACGATCCGGAGCGCAACATCCTGTTCTCGAATCTCGAAGGCCACCAGATCCGCACGATCGACGACGTCGAGCTGGTGCGCCGCGAGTACGAGCGAGCCTGCCAGGAGATCGGCCGCAAGGTCCATCTCGTGGCGAACTACGACGGGTTCGAGTGCGACCCGACGGTGAGCGACGCCTATTTCTCCACCATCGCGTATCTGGAGAATCGCTACTACGAGACCGCGGCGCGTTACACCACGAGCGCCTTCATGCGGCTGAAGCTCGGCGCCTCGCTGGCAAGTCGCGATCTGGCGCCCCACGTGTTCGAGACAAAAGCAGAGGCACAGGCGAGGAATACGGCCCTAAGCGTGCCCATCAAGCCGCGGCCCGCCACGCCGCAGCCTCCTAAGGAACCCCAGAATGCCTGA
- a CDS encoding NAD-dependent succinate-semialdehyde dehydrogenase: protein MPETETLSLKDPSLLVDACLIGGEWSKSGSGSIEVTNPATGAVIARVPNIGAEETRRAIEAAHAAYPAWRAKTAAERATLLKKLAALITENQEDLARILTAEQGKSLAEARAEVTMSAGYVTWFAEEARRVYGEVIPSPWQNRRILVTKEPVGVVGAITPWNFPSSMIARKLAPALAAGCPIVIKPATQTPLSGLVWGLLCERAGIPAGLVSILTGSARAIGGELTGNPLVKKITFTGSTEVGKILMSQAAGTVKKVSMELGGNAPFIVFDDADLDRAVEGAMLAKYRNSGQTCVCTNRVLVQDGIYDAFAEKMAAAAKALKVGNGAEEGVVQGPLIDHAAVEKVEAHIRDATAKGARVIAGGRRHALGGSFFEPTVLVDVVPGMDVAKEETFGPLAPLFRFRDEAEAIRMANDTEFGLACYFYTRDLGRVFRVSEALEYGMVGVNEGIITTEVAPFGGVKESGVGREGGHQGIDDYLNTKYVCVGGLGT, encoded by the coding sequence ATGCCTGAGACCGAGACCCTGTCCCTGAAGGACCCGAGCCTGCTCGTCGATGCCTGCCTGATCGGCGGCGAATGGTCGAAGAGCGGGTCCGGGTCGATCGAGGTGACGAACCCCGCCACCGGCGCCGTCATTGCACGCGTGCCCAACATAGGCGCCGAGGAGACGCGCCGGGCGATCGAGGCGGCGCACGCGGCCTATCCGGCCTGGCGCGCCAAGACCGCCGCCGAGCGCGCCACGCTGCTCAAGAAGCTCGCGGCGCTGATCACCGAGAACCAGGAGGATCTCGCCCGCATCCTCACCGCCGAGCAGGGCAAGTCGCTCGCCGAGGCGCGGGCCGAGGTCACCATGTCGGCGGGTTATGTCACGTGGTTCGCCGAGGAGGCCCGGCGCGTCTACGGCGAGGTCATCCCCTCGCCCTGGCAGAACCGGCGCATCCTGGTCACCAAGGAGCCGGTCGGCGTGGTGGGGGCGATCACGCCCTGGAACTTCCCGTCCTCGATGATCGCCCGCAAGCTCGCCCCCGCGCTCGCCGCCGGCTGCCCGATCGTGATCAAGCCCGCCACCCAGACCCCGCTCTCGGGCTTGGTCTGGGGCCTGCTCTGTGAGCGGGCCGGCATCCCGGCGGGCCTCGTCTCGATCCTCACCGGCTCGGCCCGGGCGATCGGGGGCGAACTCACCGGCAACCCGCTGGTGAAGAAGATCACCTTCACGGGCTCGACCGAGGTCGGCAAGATCCTGATGAGCCAGGCCGCCGGCACGGTGAAGAAGGTGTCGATGGAGCTCGGCGGCAACGCGCCCTTCATCGTCTTCGACGACGCCGACCTCGACCGGGCGGTCGAGGGCGCGATGCTGGCCAAGTACCGCAACTCGGGCCAGACCTGCGTCTGCACCAACCGGGTGCTGGTGCAGGACGGCATCTACGACGCCTTCGCGGAGAAGATGGCCGCAGCCGCCAAGGCCCTGAAGGTCGGCAACGGCGCGGAGGAGGGCGTGGTGCAGGGCCCGCTCATCGACCACGCCGCGGTCGAGAAGGTCGAGGCGCATATCCGCGACGCCACCGCCAAGGGCGCGCGGGTGATCGCGGGGGGCCGCCGCCACGCGCTCGGCGGCTCGTTCTTCGAGCCGACCGTGCTGGTCGACGTGGTGCCGGGCATGGATGTCGCCAAGGAGGAGACCTTCGGGCCGTTGGCGCCGCTCTTCCGCTTCCGCGACGAGGCGGAGGCGATCCGGATGGCCAACGACACGGAGTTCGGGCTGGCCTGCTACTTCTACACGCGCGATCTCGGGCGGGTCTTCCGGGTCTCGGAGGCGCTGGAATACGGCATGGTCGGCGTCAACGAGGGCATCATCACCACCGAGGTGGCGCCCTTCGGCGGCGTGAAGGAGTCGGGCGTCGGCCGCGAGGGCGGCCACCAGGGCATCGACGACTACCTGAACACCAAGTACGTCTGCGTCGGCGGCCTCGGCACCTGA
- a CDS encoding CYTH and CHAD domain-containing protein, translated as MSAPREVELKLECVGPDLSALARHPLLQGAPEPRLIVSTYFDTADQDLRAAGLTLRVRRKGETFVQTVKSGEGGIGLFDRAEWEVPVPGEAPEPEGFADTPVRAVLEGAKDPALAPQFSTVVMRAEHPVDYGASRILVTRDEGRVETPSSGDAALTELELELESGTAGDLFALAQALAETVPLRLGARAKSERGFALLDGRSLRPTKAEPVVMPEGARAADAFRLIALACLRQLRLNEAVFLAAKPPEALHQMRVAIRRLRSAFSLFKPLLSADPRAAILNDEIKRVTEPFGQARNLDVFLATTLPAEIERRPDEPGLVALRERLEAEHARAYAAVLATLDAPEWRALLIDLVAWIETGPWREAPGADEDARDFAARVLDRFRRRVKQRGRHLDRLDPEERHRVRIAAKKLRYGAEFFAGLYDSKKARKRHKVFGDALSDLQDHLGALNDLATAHTVMADLAVPEDGPADGMVAFAAGLTAADKEADADALLEKAAEAHDDLVDVKPFWR; from the coding sequence ATGAGCGCGCCGCGCGAGGTCGAGCTGAAACTGGAATGCGTCGGGCCGGATCTCTCCGCCCTGGCCAGGCACCCGCTGCTCCAGGGGGCACCGGAGCCCCGGCTTATCGTCTCCACCTACTTCGACACCGCCGACCAGGACCTGCGCGCGGCCGGGCTGACGCTCCGGGTCCGGCGCAAGGGCGAGACCTTCGTGCAGACCGTGAAGTCCGGCGAGGGCGGCATCGGCCTGTTCGACCGGGCCGAGTGGGAAGTGCCCGTCCCGGGCGAGGCGCCGGAACCGGAGGGCTTCGCCGACACGCCGGTCCGCGCGGTGCTGGAGGGGGCGAAGGATCCAGCGCTCGCGCCCCAGTTCAGCACCGTGGTGATGCGGGCCGAGCACCCGGTCGATTACGGGGCCTCGCGCATCCTGGTGACCCGCGACGAGGGCCGGGTCGAGACGCCGTCGAGCGGGGACGCCGCCCTGACCGAGCTGGAACTCGAACTCGAATCCGGCACGGCCGGCGATCTCTTCGCCCTGGCCCAGGCGCTCGCCGAGACCGTCCCGCTGCGCCTCGGGGCGCGCGCCAAGAGCGAGCGCGGCTTCGCCCTCCTCGACGGCCGCTCGCTCCGCCCGACGAAGGCCGAGCCGGTCGTGATGCCGGAGGGTGCGCGCGCGGCGGACGCCTTCCGCCTGATCGCGCTGGCCTGCCTGCGCCAGTTGCGCCTGAACGAGGCCGTCTTTCTGGCCGCGAAGCCGCCGGAGGCTCTGCACCAGATGCGGGTCGCGATCCGTCGCCTCCGCTCGGCCTTCTCGCTGTTCAAGCCGCTGCTCTCGGCCGACCCGCGCGCCGCGATCCTCAACGACGAGATCAAGCGGGTCACCGAGCCTTTCGGGCAGGCGCGCAACCTCGACGTCTTCCTGGCCACCACCCTGCCCGCCGAGATCGAGCGCCGGCCGGACGAGCCCGGCCTTGTGGCCCTGCGCGAGCGGCTGGAGGCCGAGCACGCCCGCGCCTACGCCGCCGTGCTGGCCACCCTCGACGCCCCGGAATGGCGCGCGCTGCTGATCGATCTCGTCGCCTGGATCGAGACCGGGCCATGGCGCGAGGCCCCCGGCGCCGACGAGGATGCCCGCGACTTCGCCGCCCGGGTGCTCGATCGCTTCCGGCGCCGCGTGAAGCAGCGCGGCCGCCACCTCGACCGGCTCGACCCGGAGGAGCGCCACCGGGTCCGCATCGCCGCCAAGAAGCTGCGCTACGGCGCCGAGTTCTTCGCCGGGCTCTACGATTCCAAGAAGGCCCGCAAGCGCCACAAGGTCTTCGGCGACGCGCTCTCCGATCTGCAGGACCATCTCGGCGCGCTCAACGATCTCGCCACGGCCCACACGGTGATGGCGGACCTCGCCGTGCCAGAGGACGGACCGGCGGACGGAATGGTCGCGTTCGCGGCGGGCCTCACCGCCGCCGACAAGGAGGCGGACGCCGACGCCCTCCTCGAGAAGGCGGCCGAGGCCCACGACGACTTGGTCGACGTGAAGCCGTTCTGGCGCTGA
- a CDS encoding anaerobic typically selenocysteine-containing protein, with translation MRFTPRHTLLVGSLITALALAGPASAEQTKPLPKPATDAMPPIELTIDEQDGKPVCAPAELRLPADTNVEIRVVSHAKTPVTITAPGQFENARVLHADGDLVHVASEKGYLVKQNGKGTLRLRTLPAGEHDFACTATTKQNAPFVGKLVLTPPA, from the coding sequence ATGCGATTCACCCCCCGGCACACGTTGCTGGTCGGCAGCCTGATCACGGCCTTGGCGCTCGCGGGCCCGGCCTCGGCCGAGCAGACGAAGCCGCTGCCGAAGCCCGCTACCGACGCCATGCCCCCCATCGAGCTGACCATCGACGAGCAAGACGGGAAGCCCGTCTGCGCCCCCGCGGAGCTGCGCCTGCCGGCCGACACCAATGTGGAGATCCGCGTGGTCAGCCACGCTAAGACGCCGGTGACGATCACGGCGCCGGGCCAGTTCGAGAACGCCCGTGTTCTCCACGCGGACGGCGACCTCGTCCATGTGGCGAGCGAGAAGGGCTACCTCGTCAAGCAGAACGGGAAGGGGACGCTGCGGCTTCGCACCCTGCCGGCGGGCGAGCACGACTTCGCCTGCACCGCCACGACGAAGCAGAACGCGCCCTTCGTGGGCAAGCTCGTCCTCACGCCGCCGGCCTGA
- a CDS encoding FMN-binding negative transcriptional regulator — MYEPQHFREDDPTLLAGLVRAHPLGLLVSAGPGGLLANPIPFLLDDDGAHGTLRAHLARPNLQWQDLATVSECLCVFQGPQAYVTPSWYATKRETGRVVPTWNYAVVQAWGRPRVVEDEGWLRRQIEDLTAAREAARPEPWAVSDAPEAFTAAQIRGIVGIEITLTRIAGKWKMSQNRSEADRAGVVAGLTEEGGPADPVAALVGRSRP, encoded by the coding sequence GTGTACGAGCCGCAGCATTTTCGCGAGGACGACCCCACGCTCCTGGCCGGACTGGTGCGTGCCCACCCCCTCGGCCTCCTCGTCAGCGCCGGCCCGGGCGGCCTGCTGGCGAACCCGATCCCGTTCCTGCTCGACGACGACGGCGCGCACGGCACGCTCCGCGCCCACTTGGCCCGCCCCAACCTGCAATGGCAGGATCTCGCGACCGTGAGTGAGTGCCTCTGCGTGTTCCAGGGGCCTCAGGCCTATGTGACGCCCTCTTGGTACGCGACCAAGCGCGAGACCGGTCGGGTCGTGCCGACTTGGAACTACGCGGTGGTCCAGGCCTGGGGCCGCCCCCGCGTCGTCGAGGACGAAGGCTGGCTGCGCCGCCAGATCGAGGACCTGACGGCGGCCCGCGAGGCCGCACGGCCCGAGCCCTGGGCGGTCTCCGATGCGCCCGAGGCGTTCACCGCCGCCCAGATCCGCGGCATCGTCGGGATCGAGATCACGCTCACGCGCATCGCCGGCAAGTGGAAGATGAGCCAGAACCGCTCGGAGGCCGACCGGGCAGGCGTCGTCGCCGGACTGACGGAGGAAGGCGGCCCGGCCGATCCGGTCGCGGCGCTGGTGGGACGCTCCCGGCCGTGA
- a CDS encoding glucose 1-dehydrogenase, whose translation MAKLEGKVAVVTGASKGIGAGIARALGREGAAVVVNYASSKAGAEAVVAAITAAGGRAVAVQGDVSKAEQAHGLIEAAVERFGRLDVLVNNSGVYEFAAIEEVTEAHYRRLFDVNVLGVLLATQAAAKHLGEGGSIINISSAITDVHTPTAAAYAGTKGAVNALSGVLANELAPRKIRVNVVSPGLVVTEGTHTAGVVGSDMEAGIVAQTPLGRAGQPDDIAGVVAFLASDEARWLTGEVINASGGIR comes from the coding sequence ATGGCAAAGCTTGAAGGCAAGGTCGCGGTCGTGACCGGCGCATCGAAGGGCATCGGCGCCGGTATCGCCAGGGCGCTGGGGCGCGAGGGCGCGGCGGTGGTTGTCAACTACGCGTCGAGCAAGGCGGGCGCGGAGGCGGTGGTCGCGGCCATCACGGCGGCCGGCGGCCGGGCCGTCGCGGTCCAGGGCGACGTCTCCAAGGCCGAGCAGGCTCATGGCCTGATCGAGGCGGCGGTGGAGCGGTTCGGCCGTCTCGACGTGCTGGTCAACAATTCCGGCGTCTACGAGTTCGCCGCGATCGAGGAGGTGACGGAGGCGCATTACCGCCGCCTCTTCGACGTGAACGTGCTGGGCGTCCTGCTGGCGACCCAGGCGGCCGCGAAGCATCTGGGCGAAGGGGGCAGCATCATCAACATCTCGTCGGCGATCACCGACGTGCACACCCCGACCGCGGCGGCCTATGCGGGTACCAAGGGTGCGGTGAACGCGCTCTCGGGCGTGCTCGCCAACGAACTGGCCCCCCGCAAGATCCGCGTCAACGTGGTGAGCCCCGGCCTGGTGGTCACCGAGGGCACGCACACGGCCGGCGTCGTCGGCTCGGACATGGAGGCCGGCATCGTCGCGCAGACGCCGCTCGGCCGCGCGGGCCAGCCGGACGACATCGCCGGGGTGGTGGCGTTCCTCGCCTCCGACGAGGCCCGCTGGCTGACCGGCGAGGTGATCAACGCCAGCGGCGGCATCCGCTGA
- a CDS encoding ArsR/SmtB family transcription factor has protein sequence MRPLFHPDIEDVPPEAILHALSDPNRAAIFARIMKAGCVEACSAVSALGDRVLPKSSLSNHVKVLREAGLIRSERHGVEMRNHSRCAEVEARFPGLLAAIINAYASDAADRSAVVPGGAPPDRVEG, from the coding sequence ATGAGGCCGCTGTTCCACCCAGACATCGAGGACGTGCCCCCCGAGGCGATCCTGCACGCCTTGTCCGACCCGAACCGCGCGGCGATCTTCGCGAGGATCATGAAGGCGGGCTGCGTCGAGGCCTGCTCGGCCGTCTCCGCCCTGGGAGACCGGGTCCTGCCGAAATCGTCGCTGTCCAACCACGTCAAGGTGCTGCGCGAGGCCGGCCTGATCCGCAGCGAGCGTCACGGCGTGGAGATGCGCAACCATTCGCGCTGCGCCGAGGTGGAGGCGCGGTTCCCGGGGCTCCTCGCCGCGATCATCAATGCCTACGCCTCGGATGCCGCCGACCGCTCGGCCGTCGTGCCAGGCGGCGCACCACCGGACCGGGTTGAGGGCTGA
- a CDS encoding GNAT family N-acetyltransferase, protein METPGSPRETASALQVRALAGLKEIGAAAWDACATSAETLGDGDETHNPFVSHAFLSALEDSACVSRETGWLPLHISLERDGALLGAVPCYLKSHSQGEYVFDHGWADAYERAGGSYYPKLQVSVPFTPVTGPRFLIAPGADPDVTTAGLIAGLRALRDQAEASSIHVTFMRQAEWERAGAAGFLKRTDQQFHWVNEGYASFDAFLEALASRKRKSIRRERRDALADGITVEHLTGSDITEAHWDAFFAFYTDTGARKWGRPYLNRRFFSLLSERMADRVLLIMARREGRYIAGAINLIGDVALYGRNWGCIEDHPFLHFEICYYQAIDFAIARGLKRVEAGAQGEHKLARGYRPVLMHSAHDIADPGLRKAVADYLQRERAHVKALVGEFDSLTPFKRET, encoded by the coding sequence ATGGAGACACCCGGTTCGCCCCGCGAGACCGCCTCTGCCCTGCAGGTGCGCGCGCTCGCCGGCCTGAAGGAGATCGGCGCGGCCGCCTGGGACGCCTGCGCCACCTCGGCCGAGACCCTCGGCGACGGCGACGAGACACACAATCCTTTCGTCTCCCACGCCTTCCTGTCGGCGCTCGAGGATTCCGCTTGCGTCTCCCGCGAGACCGGATGGCTTCCCCTCCACATCAGCCTGGAGCGGGACGGCGCGCTCCTCGGCGCCGTGCCCTGCTACCTGAAGAGCCACAGCCAGGGCGAGTACGTGTTCGACCACGGCTGGGCCGACGCCTACGAGCGGGCGGGCGGCTCCTACTACCCGAAGCTGCAGGTGAGCGTGCCGTTCACCCCCGTCACCGGCCCGCGCTTCCTGATCGCGCCGGGTGCCGACCCGGACGTCACCACGGCCGGGCTGATCGCGGGCCTGCGGGCGCTGCGCGACCAGGCGGAGGCTTCCTCGATCCACGTCACCTTCATGCGGCAGGCCGAGTGGGAGCGGGCGGGCGCGGCCGGCTTCCTCAAGCGCACCGACCAGCAGTTCCACTGGGTGAACGAGGGCTACGCCAGCTTCGACGCCTTCCTGGAAGCGCTGGCCTCACGCAAGCGCAAGAGCATCCGGCGCGAGCGGCGCGACGCGCTCGCCGATGGCATCACGGTGGAGCACCTCACGGGCTCGGACATCACCGAGGCGCACTGGGACGCGTTCTTCGCCTTCTACACCGACACCGGGGCTCGCAAATGGGGTCGCCCCTACCTCAACCGCCGCTTCTTCTCGCTGCTTTCTGAGCGGATGGCCGACCGGGTGCTACTGATCATGGCCCGGCGCGAGGGCCGCTACATCGCGGGCGCAATCAACCTGATCGGGGACGTCGCTCTCTACGGGCGCAATTGGGGCTGCATCGAGGACCACCCCTTCCTGCACTTCGAGATCTGCTACTACCAGGCGATCGACTTCGCGATCGCGCGCGGACTGAAGCGCGTCGAGGCGGGCGCGCAAGGGGAGCACAAGCTCGCCCGCGGCTACCGACCTGTCCTGATGCACTCGGCCCACGACATTGCCGACCCAGGGTTGCGCAAAGCCGTGGCCGACTACTTGCAGAGAGAGCGTGCCCACGTGAAAGCCCTCGTGGGGGAATTCGACAGCCTGACCCCGTTCAAGCGCGAGACCTGA